The Camelina sativa cultivar DH55 unplaced genomic scaffold, Cs unpScaffold00550, whole genome shotgun sequence genome contains the following window.
gagtttgagatagatgtggagagtttaaaagccacttatacccataaCTAATCCTGTCAACCCCGCCAGATACTCATCCTCCGCCTCAAAACGAATCAGAAAAAACTGCCTTGGAAGATCCATGACGTACATCGCTCTTCTTGGTTTCTAGATCTCCCTTAACTTTATTCTCAAAACCGCAATGGATACGTTTCTACTCAACACCTTAACGATCATACAGTTCTTCCACATACCATATATCACGTCAAACACTTCAGCACCAATTGTGATCTCTGGCTCCCCATCTTCTCCATTTGGAAAAATCTAGTTGGACTCTCGCTGAGACAAAATCCTCATCAAGGAGGCTCTCCGGCACCGGCGTCCCCCATGTACTACCGTCTACCACCCTCTGTACCCACGTTCGTGGAGCATCTGTAGGATCCCCCGGTGGCCAACCCTGCTCACCACTATCGGTTATCTTCGCATCCTGATCACCGCTAACACAACCCTAGAGTcgctcattttttttatttttttcagttctTTTTTGTACCTTGGCAATAATattatgttaaattaaaaatcatattacaCATTAAAGtctagaaaataaatattttttgttgaatataatttacatttataCACTTATAGATTAATTCAAATTTACACTTACAAATCAAATTTGCAAttatcaatatatcatcaaataataacataattttttcatttttttatatataaatattatttcaaaagatAGAATACCCTTTCGCCACTTATTAGTGTGAAAATAGTTACCtaatactctctctgtttcataataagtgtcattttgacactttgcacacaaattaagaaaacatattaaaatattttttttacttttaaaattgaaattgactTTTGATATTCTTCAATAATTATGAAGTTAAAGTTGGAAATTTATGcttaattttacattaaaaatctaaaataacacttattttgaaacaaaaaaatcaggttAGAATGACACTTGTGAAACTGATGGAATTTTGTGTAAAATGTCCAGATTGGAATTGTGATTTGTCAAGCTAACTAACCTCGAGAAATGTTGGTTCTTTCAACTAATTGcatatttttcttcataattaattattaatttgatgaTTAGAGTAGATAAGTCGTTTCGTCTTTGACTAGAGAAATCCAAACTTGGGGGCACacacaagagaagagagagagagataatggTGGTGGAAGAGAACCAGAATCAGATGATGGATTCCATCGCCGGAGACTCAGCGATGACGGCAACTGTACTAGAAGACGAAGCAGAGATGGAAACAACCACCACCAACATATGGAAAAACACCAAGGAATCACTGATTCTACATCTCTCCAAGAAGCTTCTCCACAGAGATCTCGATTTCCGAATTGAAGCCGCTAGGGAAATCCGGAAGATGCTTAGAAAGTCTCCGGTCAAGTCTTCGGCTAGGTCAAAGCTCGCCGACGCCGGAGTTATCCCGCCGCTTGTTCCCATGCTCATCTCCTCCAACATTGATGCTCGCCACGCTTCTCTCCTCGCTCTCCTTAACCTTGCCGTTAGAAATGAACGGTAATCTCTCtagtagtatataattttaatgcTCAATCTGAGGCCTTATTAAGATGTTGGTTTTTGCTTAAGAAAACTTCACAATCTCTGCTTAGAGCTTGGTTCTAGGGTTTGCAGTTTCTGAATGAGTCTAAGGCTACTTATTAGTTACCAGCTACTGCAGCTATGGTTTTCCTTGTTAGCAGGATTAAGAATTGCACTGCACTATGCCTCATTGACTCATTTGAGTTAATCTAgtaaagttgttgacaaaagcaaatacaaaaagaagaatgcaGTGAGAGTATCTATACATACTTTGTGACTTTAGATCTGTAGAAACCACAGCGATATTGAGTTTAATTCAGCACACATCCAAATTCTCACTTCAATACAGACTTTTCACATTTGGAAGTTGGAACTTGTTGGCAATGGCAGCCCATTTCTGAATCGTGACAGATATCAGTGTGTAGTTGTTATGTGGTTAACCTTCTTATGTTCTGATTTTCGAAATCTATCTTTACCTGGAATTTTCTGCTATTTAGATATTACGATAGCAAATCGAGGATGTCATTTACCTACTTGATCCAGCACTTATATTCTTCTGAACCACCCTTGTGTGGTAATGAAATTTACATTTTATGTTCTTATGGTGGTCATTACGTAATTATGACTTATATTTGGTTGTGAATTCTGATCAGGAATAAGATTGAGATTGTGAAAGCCGGCGCTGTTCCTCCTCTCATACAGATTCTGAAGCTCCACAATGCTAGTTTACGTGAATTAGCCACTGCAGCAATTCTAACACTGTCAGCTGCGCCAGCCAATAAGGCGACGATTATAACTTCTGGAGTTCCACCACTTCTGGTTCAGATTCTTAGCTCTGGAACTGTTCAGGGGAAAGTAGATGCAGTCACAGCCCTTCATAATCTATCAGCTTGCAAAGAGTACTCTGCTTCAA
Protein-coding sequences here:
- the LOC104773471 gene encoding U-box domain-containing protein 15-like — translated: MVVEENQNQMMDSIAGDSAMTATVLEDEAEMETTTTNIWKNTKESLILHLSKKLLHRDLDFRIEAAREIRKMLRKSPVKSSARSKLADAGVIPPLVPMLISSNIDARHASLLALLNLAVRNERNKIEIVKAGAVPPLIQILKLHNASLRELATAAILTLSAAPANKATIITSGVPPLLVQILSSGTVQGKVDAVTALHNLSACKEYSASILDAKAVSPLIHLLKECKKHSKFAEKATALIEMILSNSEDGRNAITCCEAGILTLVETVEDGSPLSIEHAVGALLSLCRSDRGKYRKLILKEGAIPGLLSSTVEGTLKSRDRARVLLDLLRETPREKEMAPLILEKIVYGIAVHVDGAEKAAETAKKLLQDMVHRSMELSMKSIQHKAQSATIPDNSNS